One genomic segment of Theobroma cacao cultivar B97-61/B2 chromosome 6, Criollo_cocoa_genome_V2, whole genome shotgun sequence includes these proteins:
- the LOC18595136 gene encoding uncharacterized protein LOC18595136 isoform X5, which yields MDIKPFLHEHHLLFDYYEACCDKCNKQIHDWAYSCERCKFWLHESCAKQQLPPQISAHPLHSEHNLTLFSLTDYVCAKCSNLSRGHVYCCKNCDFKLEYLCAFSPNAENNKLIIDGHISKKIHHFIFNQSLILFNYRRVGKYDYCCSWCEKHLSGMSYGKLEFFNQVFFHDSCLINMPSIIVKHPFHPSHPLQIQMVFSKYRCNACNYSLKGIQAYCCKKCGFYLHVLCARLQPSLKVELHEHYLSYFQIKSRWRGFRCKICNSNCSDGNKESVCYRCVQCDFNYHFNCLGVLSSTRHKYHRHELMLIDSFIEDDSKEYYCDICEEERKPKHHVYCCKKCKFVAHIECALNKVVDTKLDHGSASGLLVSKEETEQRNAEFPTHLSMQIKYIDHPHVLSYNEATEQNKSLLCKACCQEIFDQHYACEDCEYYLHETCTTLPYEVSHPLHRQHPLKLFTDIGAFPCSQCRDYSDGFSYICYPCDFKLDVKCAAIPIAPNKEGRGQIEMERLSKLCPFNHNHKLEFFNCRANVIKDLKCYACLLPIVGSAYRCRECFYTYAHESCLALVREMQHPFHPLHFLHPQIFLRMWSPFCFACGNSIDMGYSCQKLRTEMHPRACNKCESSLDSQPFYHCLECEDDSREYYCDICEEERNSNNHVYYCEECYGQFVAHIECVLPTVDKAEPAPEASLIQN from the exons ATGGACATTAAACCTTTCCTTCATGAACACCACTTGCTCTTTGATTATTATGAGGCGTGTTGTGATAAATGCAATAAGCAAATTCATGATTGGGCCTATTCTTGTGAAAGATGCAAGTTTTGGTTGCACGAGTCCTGCGCTAAACAACAGCTACCTCCTCAGATAAGTGCACATCCTCTCCACTCCGAGCACAATCTTACCCTATTTTCTTTGACGGATTACGTATGCGCTAAATGTTCCAATCTTTCTCGTGGTCATGTATACTGTTgcaaaaattgtgattttaagCTTGAGTACCTATGCGCTTTTTCACCTAATGCTGAGAATAATAAACTCATAATTGATGGCCACATATCCAAAAAAATTCACCATTTCATCTTTAACCAGTCGTTGATCCTCTTTAACTATAGGAGAGTGGGAAAGTATGATTATTGTTGTAGTTGGTGTGAGAAGCATCTATCTGGAATGTCCTATGGTAAACTTGAATTCtttaatcaagttttcttTCATGATTCCTGTTTAATCAACATGCCTAGCATAATCGTAAAACACCCCTTTCATCCATCACACCCTCTTCAAATACAGATGGTCTTCTCTAAATACCGTTGCAATGCTTGTAACTACTCATTGAAGGGGATCCAAGCCTATTGTTGTAAAAAATGCGGATTCTACCTTCATGTTCTTTGTGCTAGACTCCAACCCAGTCTCAAGGTTGAGTTACATGAGCATtatctttcttattttcaaataaaatctaGATGGCGTGGCTTTCGGTGTAAGATATGTAATTCCAATTGCAGTGATGGAAATAAGGAAAGTGTTTGTTATCGTTGTGTTCAGTGTGATTTCAATTACCATTTCAATTGTCTTGGAGTACTATCTTCTACTAGACATAAGTATCACAGGCATGAGCTAATGCTTATTGATTCATTTATAGAAGATGATTCTAAGGAATATTATTGTGatatttgtgaagaagaaagaaaacccAAGCATCATGTTTATTGTTGCAAGAAATGCAAATTTGTTGCTCACATTGAATGTGCACTCAATAAG GTTGTCGATACAAAACTTGACCATGGGTCAGCCTCTGGGTTGTTGGTTAGCAAAGAGGAAACAGAGCAGAGAAATGCAGAATTTCCCACTCATCTTAGC ATGCAGATTAAATATATCGATCATCCACATGTCTTGAGCTATAATGAGGCTACTGAACAGAATAAAAGTCTTCTCTGCAAAGCTTGCTGTcaagaaatttttgatcaacACTATGCTTGTGAAGATTGTGAATACTACTTACATGAAACATGCACTACATTGCCGTATGAGGTGTCACACCCCCTTCATCGCCAGCATCCTCTCAAGCTTTTCACTGATATAGGCGCATTTCCATGTTCCCAATGTAGGGACTATTCTGATGGATTTTCTTACATTTGCTATCCATGTGATTTCAAACTTGACGTGAAATGTGCTGCCATTCCAATTGCACCTAATAAAGAGGGTCGAGGGCAAATAGAGATGGAGAGACTCTCCAAGTTATGCCCtttcaatcataatcataaGCTAGAGTTCTTTAACTGTAGAGCCAATGTCATCAAAGATTTGAAATGCTATGCTTGCCTCCTACCAATCGTGGGTTCAGCCTATAGATGTCGTGAATGTTTTTACACCTATGCGCATGAATCTTGTCTTGCACTTGTGCGCGAGATGCAACACCCATTTCATCCATTACACTTTCTTCATCCACAAATCTTTTTACGGATGTGGTCccctttttgttttgcttgtgGAAACTCAATCGACATGGGCTATAGTTGTCAGAA atTACGTACTGAGATGCACCCTCGAGCATGCAACAAATGTGAAAGCTCGTTGGATAGTCAACCTTTCTATCACTGCTTGGAGTGTG AAGATGATTCAAGAGAATACTATTGCGACATTTGCGAAGAAGAAAGGAACTCAAATAATCATGTCTATTACTGTGAAGAGTGTTATGGACAATTTGTTGCTCACATCGAGTGCGTGCTTCCTACA GTGGACAAAGCTGAACCAGCACCGGAGGCTTCTCTCATTCAGAATTAA
- the LOC18595136 gene encoding uncharacterized protein LOC18595136 isoform X2 — translation MDIKPFLHEHHLLFDYYEACCDKCNKQIHDWAYSCERCKFWLHESCAKQQLPPQISAHPLHSEHNLTLFSLTDYVCAKCSNLSRGHVYCCKNCDFKLEYLCAFSPNAENNKLIIDGHISKKIHHFIFNQSLILFNYRRVGKYDYCCSWCEKHLSGMSYGKLEFFNQVFFHDSCLINMPSIIVKHPFHPSHPLQIQMVFSKYRCNACNYSLKGIQAYCCKKCGFYLHVLCARLQPSLKVELHEHYLSYFQIKSRWRGFRCKICNSNCSDGNKESVCYRCVQCDFNYHFNCLGVLSSTRHKYHRHELMLIDSFIEDDSKEYYCDICEEERKPKHHVYCCKKCKFVAHIECALNKVVDTKLDHGSASGLLVSKEETEQRNAEFPTHLSIKYIDHPHVLSYNEATEQNKSLLCKACCQEIFDQHYACEDCEYYLHETCTTLPYEVSHPLHRQHPLKLFTDIGAFPCSQCRDYSDGFSYICYPCDFKLDVKCAAIPIAPNKEGRGQIEMERLSKLCPFNHNHKLEFFNCRANVIKDLKCYACLLPIVGSAYRCRECFYTYAHESCLALVREMQHPFHPLHFLHPQIFLRMWSPFCFACGNSIDMGYSCQKCDFHLHFNCADSLKRALKYKSHVHNLYYFRLRTEMHPRACNKCESSLDSQPFYHCLECGIRLHIKCVPIPHLIKSKCHIHHLILKDHFVEDDSREYYCDICEEERNSNNHVYYCEECYGQFVAHIECVLPTVDKAEPAPEASLIQN, via the exons ATGGACATTAAACCTTTCCTTCATGAACACCACTTGCTCTTTGATTATTATGAGGCGTGTTGTGATAAATGCAATAAGCAAATTCATGATTGGGCCTATTCTTGTGAAAGATGCAAGTTTTGGTTGCACGAGTCCTGCGCTAAACAACAGCTACCTCCTCAGATAAGTGCACATCCTCTCCACTCCGAGCACAATCTTACCCTATTTTCTTTGACGGATTACGTATGCGCTAAATGTTCCAATCTTTCTCGTGGTCATGTATACTGTTgcaaaaattgtgattttaagCTTGAGTACCTATGCGCTTTTTCACCTAATGCTGAGAATAATAAACTCATAATTGATGGCCACATATCCAAAAAAATTCACCATTTCATCTTTAACCAGTCGTTGATCCTCTTTAACTATAGGAGAGTGGGAAAGTATGATTATTGTTGTAGTTGGTGTGAGAAGCATCTATCTGGAATGTCCTATGGTAAACTTGAATTCtttaatcaagttttcttTCATGATTCCTGTTTAATCAACATGCCTAGCATAATCGTAAAACACCCCTTTCATCCATCACACCCTCTTCAAATACAGATGGTCTTCTCTAAATACCGTTGCAATGCTTGTAACTACTCATTGAAGGGGATCCAAGCCTATTGTTGTAAAAAATGCGGATTCTACCTTCATGTTCTTTGTGCTAGACTCCAACCCAGTCTCAAGGTTGAGTTACATGAGCATtatctttcttattttcaaataaaatctaGATGGCGTGGCTTTCGGTGTAAGATATGTAATTCCAATTGCAGTGATGGAAATAAGGAAAGTGTTTGTTATCGTTGTGTTCAGTGTGATTTCAATTACCATTTCAATTGTCTTGGAGTACTATCTTCTACTAGACATAAGTATCACAGGCATGAGCTAATGCTTATTGATTCATTTATAGAAGATGATTCTAAGGAATATTATTGTGatatttgtgaagaagaaagaaaacccAAGCATCATGTTTATTGTTGCAAGAAATGCAAATTTGTTGCTCACATTGAATGTGCACTCAATAAG GTTGTCGATACAAAACTTGACCATGGGTCAGCCTCTGGGTTGTTGGTTAGCAAAGAGGAAACAGAGCAGAGAAATGCAGAATTTCCCACTCATCTTAGC ATTAAATATATCGATCATCCACATGTCTTGAGCTATAATGAGGCTACTGAACAGAATAAAAGTCTTCTCTGCAAAGCTTGCTGTcaagaaatttttgatcaacACTATGCTTGTGAAGATTGTGAATACTACTTACATGAAACATGCACTACATTGCCGTATGAGGTGTCACACCCCCTTCATCGCCAGCATCCTCTCAAGCTTTTCACTGATATAGGCGCATTTCCATGTTCCCAATGTAGGGACTATTCTGATGGATTTTCTTACATTTGCTATCCATGTGATTTCAAACTTGACGTGAAATGTGCTGCCATTCCAATTGCACCTAATAAAGAGGGTCGAGGGCAAATAGAGATGGAGAGACTCTCCAAGTTATGCCCtttcaatcataatcataaGCTAGAGTTCTTTAACTGTAGAGCCAATGTCATCAAAGATTTGAAATGCTATGCTTGCCTCCTACCAATCGTGGGTTCAGCCTATAGATGTCGTGAATGTTTTTACACCTATGCGCATGAATCTTGTCTTGCACTTGTGCGCGAGATGCAACACCCATTTCATCCATTACACTTTCTTCATCCACAAATCTTTTTACGGATGTGGTCccctttttgttttgcttgtgGAAACTCAATCGACATGGGCTATAGTTGTCAGAAGTGTGATTTCCACCTTCACTTTAATTGTGCTGACTCCCTGAAGCGAGCCTTAAAGTATAAGTCTCACGTTCATaacctttattattttagatTACGTACTGAGATGCACCCTCGAGCATGCAACAAATGTGAAAGCTCGTTGGATAGTCAACCTTTCTATCACTGCTTGGAGTGTGGTATACGTTTGCACATTAAATGTGTTCCAATAccacatttaattaaatctaaatGTCACATTCATCATTTGATTCTTAAAGATCATTTTGTAGAAGATGATTCAAGAGAATACTATTGCGACATTTGCGAAGAAGAAAGGAACTCAAATAATCATGTCTATTACTGTGAAGAGTGTTATGGACAATTTGTTGCTCACATCGAGTGCGTGCTTCCTACA GTGGACAAAGCTGAACCAGCACCGGAGGCTTCTCTCATTCAGAATTAA
- the LOC18595136 gene encoding uncharacterized protein LOC18595136 isoform X1: MDIKPFLHEHHLLFDYYEACCDKCNKQIHDWAYSCERCKFWLHESCAKQQLPPQISAHPLHSEHNLTLFSLTDYVCAKCSNLSRGHVYCCKNCDFKLEYLCAFSPNAENNKLIIDGHISKKIHHFIFNQSLILFNYRRVGKYDYCCSWCEKHLSGMSYGKLEFFNQVFFHDSCLINMPSIIVKHPFHPSHPLQIQMVFSKYRCNACNYSLKGIQAYCCKKCGFYLHVLCARLQPSLKVELHEHYLSYFQIKSRWRGFRCKICNSNCSDGNKESVCYRCVQCDFNYHFNCLGVLSSTRHKYHRHELMLIDSFIEDDSKEYYCDICEEERKPKHHVYCCKKCKFVAHIECALNKVVDTKLDHGSASGLLVSKEETEQRNAEFPTHLSMQIKYIDHPHVLSYNEATEQNKSLLCKACCQEIFDQHYACEDCEYYLHETCTTLPYEVSHPLHRQHPLKLFTDIGAFPCSQCRDYSDGFSYICYPCDFKLDVKCAAIPIAPNKEGRGQIEMERLSKLCPFNHNHKLEFFNCRANVIKDLKCYACLLPIVGSAYRCRECFYTYAHESCLALVREMQHPFHPLHFLHPQIFLRMWSPFCFACGNSIDMGYSCQKCDFHLHFNCADSLKRALKYKSHVHNLYYFRLRTEMHPRACNKCESSLDSQPFYHCLECGIRLHIKCVPIPHLIKSKCHIHHLILKDHFVEDDSREYYCDICEEERNSNNHVYYCEECYGQFVAHIECVLPTVDKAEPAPEASLIQN; this comes from the exons ATGGACATTAAACCTTTCCTTCATGAACACCACTTGCTCTTTGATTATTATGAGGCGTGTTGTGATAAATGCAATAAGCAAATTCATGATTGGGCCTATTCTTGTGAAAGATGCAAGTTTTGGTTGCACGAGTCCTGCGCTAAACAACAGCTACCTCCTCAGATAAGTGCACATCCTCTCCACTCCGAGCACAATCTTACCCTATTTTCTTTGACGGATTACGTATGCGCTAAATGTTCCAATCTTTCTCGTGGTCATGTATACTGTTgcaaaaattgtgattttaagCTTGAGTACCTATGCGCTTTTTCACCTAATGCTGAGAATAATAAACTCATAATTGATGGCCACATATCCAAAAAAATTCACCATTTCATCTTTAACCAGTCGTTGATCCTCTTTAACTATAGGAGAGTGGGAAAGTATGATTATTGTTGTAGTTGGTGTGAGAAGCATCTATCTGGAATGTCCTATGGTAAACTTGAATTCtttaatcaagttttcttTCATGATTCCTGTTTAATCAACATGCCTAGCATAATCGTAAAACACCCCTTTCATCCATCACACCCTCTTCAAATACAGATGGTCTTCTCTAAATACCGTTGCAATGCTTGTAACTACTCATTGAAGGGGATCCAAGCCTATTGTTGTAAAAAATGCGGATTCTACCTTCATGTTCTTTGTGCTAGACTCCAACCCAGTCTCAAGGTTGAGTTACATGAGCATtatctttcttattttcaaataaaatctaGATGGCGTGGCTTTCGGTGTAAGATATGTAATTCCAATTGCAGTGATGGAAATAAGGAAAGTGTTTGTTATCGTTGTGTTCAGTGTGATTTCAATTACCATTTCAATTGTCTTGGAGTACTATCTTCTACTAGACATAAGTATCACAGGCATGAGCTAATGCTTATTGATTCATTTATAGAAGATGATTCTAAGGAATATTATTGTGatatttgtgaagaagaaagaaaacccAAGCATCATGTTTATTGTTGCAAGAAATGCAAATTTGTTGCTCACATTGAATGTGCACTCAATAAG GTTGTCGATACAAAACTTGACCATGGGTCAGCCTCTGGGTTGTTGGTTAGCAAAGAGGAAACAGAGCAGAGAAATGCAGAATTTCCCACTCATCTTAGC ATGCAGATTAAATATATCGATCATCCACATGTCTTGAGCTATAATGAGGCTACTGAACAGAATAAAAGTCTTCTCTGCAAAGCTTGCTGTcaagaaatttttgatcaacACTATGCTTGTGAAGATTGTGAATACTACTTACATGAAACATGCACTACATTGCCGTATGAGGTGTCACACCCCCTTCATCGCCAGCATCCTCTCAAGCTTTTCACTGATATAGGCGCATTTCCATGTTCCCAATGTAGGGACTATTCTGATGGATTTTCTTACATTTGCTATCCATGTGATTTCAAACTTGACGTGAAATGTGCTGCCATTCCAATTGCACCTAATAAAGAGGGTCGAGGGCAAATAGAGATGGAGAGACTCTCCAAGTTATGCCCtttcaatcataatcataaGCTAGAGTTCTTTAACTGTAGAGCCAATGTCATCAAAGATTTGAAATGCTATGCTTGCCTCCTACCAATCGTGGGTTCAGCCTATAGATGTCGTGAATGTTTTTACACCTATGCGCATGAATCTTGTCTTGCACTTGTGCGCGAGATGCAACACCCATTTCATCCATTACACTTTCTTCATCCACAAATCTTTTTACGGATGTGGTCccctttttgttttgcttgtgGAAACTCAATCGACATGGGCTATAGTTGTCAGAAGTGTGATTTCCACCTTCACTTTAATTGTGCTGACTCCCTGAAGCGAGCCTTAAAGTATAAGTCTCACGTTCATaacctttattattttagatTACGTACTGAGATGCACCCTCGAGCATGCAACAAATGTGAAAGCTCGTTGGATAGTCAACCTTTCTATCACTGCTTGGAGTGTGGTATACGTTTGCACATTAAATGTGTTCCAATAccacatttaattaaatctaaatGTCACATTCATCATTTGATTCTTAAAGATCATTTTGTAGAAGATGATTCAAGAGAATACTATTGCGACATTTGCGAAGAAGAAAGGAACTCAAATAATCATGTCTATTACTGTGAAGAGTGTTATGGACAATTTGTTGCTCACATCGAGTGCGTGCTTCCTACA GTGGACAAAGCTGAACCAGCACCGGAGGCTTCTCTCATTCAGAATTAA
- the LOC18595136 gene encoding uncharacterized protein LOC18595136 isoform X4, with amino-acid sequence MDIKPFLHEHHLLFDYYEACCDKCNKQIHDWAYSCERCKFWLHESCAKQQLPPQISAHPLHSEHNLTLFSLTDYVCAKCSNLSRGHVYCCKNCDFKLEYLCAFSPNAENNKLIIDGHISKKIHHFIFNQSLILFNYRRVGKYDYCCSWCEKHLSGMSYGKLEFFNQVFFHDSCLINMPSIIVKHPFHPSHPLQIQMVFSKYRCNACNYSLKGIQAYCCKKCGFYLHVLCARLQPSLKVELHEHYLSYFQIKSRWRGFRCKICNSNCSDGNKESVCYRCVQCDFNYHFNCLGVLSSTRHKYHRHELMLIDSFIEDDSKEYYCDICEEERKPKHHVYCCKKCKFVAHIECALNKVVDTKLDHGSASGLLVSKEETEQRNAEFPTHLSMQIKYIDHPHVLSYNEATEQNKSLLCKACCQEIFDQHYACEDCEYYLHETCTTLPYEVSHPLHRQHPLKLFTDIGAFPCSQCRDYSDGFSYICYPCDFKLDVKCAAIPIAPNKEGRGQIEMERLSKLCPFNHNHKLEFFNCRANVIKDLKCYACLLPIVGSAYRCRECFYTYAHESCLALVREMQHPFHPLHFLHPQIFLRMWSPFCFACGNSIDMGYSCQKCDFHLHFNCADSLKRALKYKSHVHNLYYFRLRTEMHPRACNKCESSLDSQPFYHCLECEDDSREYYCDICEEERNSNNHVYYCEECYGQFVAHIECVLPTVDKAEPAPEASLIQN; translated from the exons ATGGACATTAAACCTTTCCTTCATGAACACCACTTGCTCTTTGATTATTATGAGGCGTGTTGTGATAAATGCAATAAGCAAATTCATGATTGGGCCTATTCTTGTGAAAGATGCAAGTTTTGGTTGCACGAGTCCTGCGCTAAACAACAGCTACCTCCTCAGATAAGTGCACATCCTCTCCACTCCGAGCACAATCTTACCCTATTTTCTTTGACGGATTACGTATGCGCTAAATGTTCCAATCTTTCTCGTGGTCATGTATACTGTTgcaaaaattgtgattttaagCTTGAGTACCTATGCGCTTTTTCACCTAATGCTGAGAATAATAAACTCATAATTGATGGCCACATATCCAAAAAAATTCACCATTTCATCTTTAACCAGTCGTTGATCCTCTTTAACTATAGGAGAGTGGGAAAGTATGATTATTGTTGTAGTTGGTGTGAGAAGCATCTATCTGGAATGTCCTATGGTAAACTTGAATTCtttaatcaagttttcttTCATGATTCCTGTTTAATCAACATGCCTAGCATAATCGTAAAACACCCCTTTCATCCATCACACCCTCTTCAAATACAGATGGTCTTCTCTAAATACCGTTGCAATGCTTGTAACTACTCATTGAAGGGGATCCAAGCCTATTGTTGTAAAAAATGCGGATTCTACCTTCATGTTCTTTGTGCTAGACTCCAACCCAGTCTCAAGGTTGAGTTACATGAGCATtatctttcttattttcaaataaaatctaGATGGCGTGGCTTTCGGTGTAAGATATGTAATTCCAATTGCAGTGATGGAAATAAGGAAAGTGTTTGTTATCGTTGTGTTCAGTGTGATTTCAATTACCATTTCAATTGTCTTGGAGTACTATCTTCTACTAGACATAAGTATCACAGGCATGAGCTAATGCTTATTGATTCATTTATAGAAGATGATTCTAAGGAATATTATTGTGatatttgtgaagaagaaagaaaacccAAGCATCATGTTTATTGTTGCAAGAAATGCAAATTTGTTGCTCACATTGAATGTGCACTCAATAAG GTTGTCGATACAAAACTTGACCATGGGTCAGCCTCTGGGTTGTTGGTTAGCAAAGAGGAAACAGAGCAGAGAAATGCAGAATTTCCCACTCATCTTAGC ATGCAGATTAAATATATCGATCATCCACATGTCTTGAGCTATAATGAGGCTACTGAACAGAATAAAAGTCTTCTCTGCAAAGCTTGCTGTcaagaaatttttgatcaacACTATGCTTGTGAAGATTGTGAATACTACTTACATGAAACATGCACTACATTGCCGTATGAGGTGTCACACCCCCTTCATCGCCAGCATCCTCTCAAGCTTTTCACTGATATAGGCGCATTTCCATGTTCCCAATGTAGGGACTATTCTGATGGATTTTCTTACATTTGCTATCCATGTGATTTCAAACTTGACGTGAAATGTGCTGCCATTCCAATTGCACCTAATAAAGAGGGTCGAGGGCAAATAGAGATGGAGAGACTCTCCAAGTTATGCCCtttcaatcataatcataaGCTAGAGTTCTTTAACTGTAGAGCCAATGTCATCAAAGATTTGAAATGCTATGCTTGCCTCCTACCAATCGTGGGTTCAGCCTATAGATGTCGTGAATGTTTTTACACCTATGCGCATGAATCTTGTCTTGCACTTGTGCGCGAGATGCAACACCCATTTCATCCATTACACTTTCTTCATCCACAAATCTTTTTACGGATGTGGTCccctttttgttttgcttgtgGAAACTCAATCGACATGGGCTATAGTTGTCAGAAGTGTGATTTCCACCTTCACTTTAATTGTGCTGACTCCCTGAAGCGAGCCTTAAAGTATAAGTCTCACGTTCATaacctttattattttagatTACGTACTGAGATGCACCCTCGAGCATGCAACAAATGTGAAAGCTCGTTGGATAGTCAACCTTTCTATCACTGCTTGGAGTGTG AAGATGATTCAAGAGAATACTATTGCGACATTTGCGAAGAAGAAAGGAACTCAAATAATCATGTCTATTACTGTGAAGAGTGTTATGGACAATTTGTTGCTCACATCGAGTGCGTGCTTCCTACA GTGGACAAAGCTGAACCAGCACCGGAGGCTTCTCTCATTCAGAATTAA
- the LOC18595136 gene encoding uncharacterized protein LOC18595136 isoform X3 — protein MDIKPFLHEHHLLFDYYEACCDKCNKQIHDWAYSCERCKFWLHESCAKQQLPPQISAHPLHSEHNLTLFSLTDYVCAKCSNLSRGHVYCCKNCDFKLEYLCAFSPNAENNKLIIDGHISKKIHHFIFNQSLILFNYRRVGKYDYCCSWCEKHLSGMSYGKLEFFNQVFFHDSCLINMPSIIVKHPFHPSHPLQIQMVFSKYRCNACNYSLKGIQAYCCKKCGFYLHVLCARLQPSLKVELHEHYLSYFQIKSRWRGFRCKICNSNCSDGNKESVCYRCVQCDFNYHFNCLGVLSSTRHKYHRHELMLIDSFIEDDSKEYYCDICEEERKPKHHVYCCKKCKFVAHIECALNKVVDTKLDHGSASGLLVSKEETEQRNAEFPTHLSMQIKYIDHPHVLSYNEATEQNKSLLCKACCQEIFDQHYACEDCEYYLHETCTTLPYEVSHPLHRQHPLKLFTDIGAFPCSQCRDYSDGFSYICYPCDFKLDVKCAAIPIAPNKEGRGQIEMERLSKLCPFNHNHKLEFFNCRANVIKDLKCYACLLPIVGSAYRCRECFYTYAHESCLALVREMQHPFHPLHFLHPQIFLRMWSPFCFACGNSIDMGYSCQKLRTEMHPRACNKCESSLDSQPFYHCLECGIRLHIKCVPIPHLIKSKCHIHHLILKDHFVEDDSREYYCDICEEERNSNNHVYYCEECYGQFVAHIECVLPTVDKAEPAPEASLIQN, from the exons ATGGACATTAAACCTTTCCTTCATGAACACCACTTGCTCTTTGATTATTATGAGGCGTGTTGTGATAAATGCAATAAGCAAATTCATGATTGGGCCTATTCTTGTGAAAGATGCAAGTTTTGGTTGCACGAGTCCTGCGCTAAACAACAGCTACCTCCTCAGATAAGTGCACATCCTCTCCACTCCGAGCACAATCTTACCCTATTTTCTTTGACGGATTACGTATGCGCTAAATGTTCCAATCTTTCTCGTGGTCATGTATACTGTTgcaaaaattgtgattttaagCTTGAGTACCTATGCGCTTTTTCACCTAATGCTGAGAATAATAAACTCATAATTGATGGCCACATATCCAAAAAAATTCACCATTTCATCTTTAACCAGTCGTTGATCCTCTTTAACTATAGGAGAGTGGGAAAGTATGATTATTGTTGTAGTTGGTGTGAGAAGCATCTATCTGGAATGTCCTATGGTAAACTTGAATTCtttaatcaagttttcttTCATGATTCCTGTTTAATCAACATGCCTAGCATAATCGTAAAACACCCCTTTCATCCATCACACCCTCTTCAAATACAGATGGTCTTCTCTAAATACCGTTGCAATGCTTGTAACTACTCATTGAAGGGGATCCAAGCCTATTGTTGTAAAAAATGCGGATTCTACCTTCATGTTCTTTGTGCTAGACTCCAACCCAGTCTCAAGGTTGAGTTACATGAGCATtatctttcttattttcaaataaaatctaGATGGCGTGGCTTTCGGTGTAAGATATGTAATTCCAATTGCAGTGATGGAAATAAGGAAAGTGTTTGTTATCGTTGTGTTCAGTGTGATTTCAATTACCATTTCAATTGTCTTGGAGTACTATCTTCTACTAGACATAAGTATCACAGGCATGAGCTAATGCTTATTGATTCATTTATAGAAGATGATTCTAAGGAATATTATTGTGatatttgtgaagaagaaagaaaacccAAGCATCATGTTTATTGTTGCAAGAAATGCAAATTTGTTGCTCACATTGAATGTGCACTCAATAAG GTTGTCGATACAAAACTTGACCATGGGTCAGCCTCTGGGTTGTTGGTTAGCAAAGAGGAAACAGAGCAGAGAAATGCAGAATTTCCCACTCATCTTAGC ATGCAGATTAAATATATCGATCATCCACATGTCTTGAGCTATAATGAGGCTACTGAACAGAATAAAAGTCTTCTCTGCAAAGCTTGCTGTcaagaaatttttgatcaacACTATGCTTGTGAAGATTGTGAATACTACTTACATGAAACATGCACTACATTGCCGTATGAGGTGTCACACCCCCTTCATCGCCAGCATCCTCTCAAGCTTTTCACTGATATAGGCGCATTTCCATGTTCCCAATGTAGGGACTATTCTGATGGATTTTCTTACATTTGCTATCCATGTGATTTCAAACTTGACGTGAAATGTGCTGCCATTCCAATTGCACCTAATAAAGAGGGTCGAGGGCAAATAGAGATGGAGAGACTCTCCAAGTTATGCCCtttcaatcataatcataaGCTAGAGTTCTTTAACTGTAGAGCCAATGTCATCAAAGATTTGAAATGCTATGCTTGCCTCCTACCAATCGTGGGTTCAGCCTATAGATGTCGTGAATGTTTTTACACCTATGCGCATGAATCTTGTCTTGCACTTGTGCGCGAGATGCAACACCCATTTCATCCATTACACTTTCTTCATCCACAAATCTTTTTACGGATGTGGTCccctttttgttttgcttgtgGAAACTCAATCGACATGGGCTATAGTTGTCAGAA atTACGTACTGAGATGCACCCTCGAGCATGCAACAAATGTGAAAGCTCGTTGGATAGTCAACCTTTCTATCACTGCTTGGAGTGTGGTATACGTTTGCACATTAAATGTGTTCCAATAccacatttaattaaatctaaatGTCACATTCATCATTTGATTCTTAAAGATCATTTTGTAGAAGATGATTCAAGAGAATACTATTGCGACATTTGCGAAGAAGAAAGGAACTCAAATAATCATGTCTATTACTGTGAAGAGTGTTATGGACAATTTGTTGCTCACATCGAGTGCGTGCTTCCTACA GTGGACAAAGCTGAACCAGCACCGGAGGCTTCTCTCATTCAGAATTAA